The Arachis ipaensis cultivar K30076 chromosome B03, Araip1.1, whole genome shotgun sequence region GTTGGGATGCGTTATGCTGTTATATACATATTCACTTTTaaataggggtgttcaaaaccgatccaatTCGAACAAAACCGACCAATCGAACCAAAAAAACCGATAATCAAATAAACCGAAAatcgaaaaaaccgaaaaaaatgaGATTTTGCAGTTTTTCTGCGGTTCGATTCGGTTTTCGGTTTTGATAAGAAAAAccctaaccgaaccgaaccgaaccggttttataaaaaatcctaaattaAACCTACCGGGCTACCCCCAAGCCCAAATGACCTAACAGCCGCAGCAACAACATAACCCTAACTCTCTTCTTACCCCTTTGCCTCCAATCCTCTGAACCCTCAGCAGCGCCTTTTGATCTCCTTTTCCCTTCCTCTTCGTTCTTCTGCTCCGCGCCTCCACCATTTCTGCCGGCCTGCCGTTGGACAACACCAACCCTGACTCCCGTCCCGCGGCGCTGTTCTCTCCTTCTCCCTTCCTCGTAGCACCGCTCTCTCTCCGTCGTCCTCCCTGGCACGGCTCCACGCAACACGTCGTCGTCCTCTCCCAGCAGCACGCCATCGTTCTCCACGGATCCACGAAGGCCGCAGCAACACGCCGTCGTCCTCGTAGCGCCTCTCTCTCCGTCGTCCTCCCTGCCCTCATCCAGTCTGTCTGTATCAGCAAATCATCAAGAATGGAGCCTGAGTCAGGTTGGTTCTTCTACTTCTGATCCGGCCTCTTGCTATTTTTTGCTTTTTGATTTTCTGTGTTCTATTGATTTTTTTACTTCTTGATTTACtgttctctcttttaatttttgctGGCTGCTGCTaagattatctttttttttaatttgttaattattaattttaatttgttaattaatcCTTATTATTTCTACTGCTACTGTTAACTGTTATGGTTTATTGTAGGTTCATATTTGTTCACTAGTTTGAAATTGATATGAAGCAAATCATGAATAGGGGGTTCTTGCTACAGGAGTGGTAAGTGGCGAGTTAGACTAATGAATCTGTTTAATGCTTCTTTTTAAATTGTGAAGTAAGGGGAAATGATTGCGatttaaagaaaaaatgaatACTTAGCTGAAAATAGTTATGTTAATGAGAAGGAATTTTGAATTTACCAATTATGGAGATTTTCAGTGATTACAATTTGTGCTAGTTTTAGAATATTATGGCTGAGGAAGATTGATGCTATTGAAACTTGGTTGATTAACAGAGTAATTGGAGAAATCTACTTTACTAATGCTTTAATTGTGAGATGCAGGTCAGAAGTTTTGTTTTTACAAAGGGTCTGCCAGCATTGCATAGTAGCAGATATAAAATTCATCAACAAAGCCACTCCATTTCTGAGGTTAGTTAATTTATGCACACTGCTATACTGCTCTGAATCCCATTTCTTATAGttttaaagctatatcatatTTCACTTTCTTTACATAGAAGCTTCTACATTGCAgaacagaattaaaaaaaatctgtTTGAGTTGCTACATTATTTATAAATTTCACTGTTAGGATATCCATAACTGTAGATGTTCTCCAGAGAAGCTTAAACTAGTTCGATGATTTATTGTTATTCTATTTTTGGTTTTGATTCACGGTTGTGTTGATATTTAATGTTGTATCTTAATATCTTTGCAGTTTGGTCATAATATGAGGGATAATATTGGTGAAAGTGAAGGTGGAACTAGTGGAATGGTGGACATGTAATGCTCCTCCAAACAAATCTGCAAATATAAGATCACCAACAAATTGATTGATTGAATCATTTTTTTCACTaatctagttttttttttataaatattatttgttATGATTGTTCCTTGTTTTATAGAAGTTGTATCCACTCCTATCcttttttatatgttttatatgattcttccttcttttttttaattttgtatcaTTATGAATTTATGATGAGCTATGTGCTCATATTGTTCATTGTTTTTGTctgaattaattaaaaaaaccgaacaaaccgaaccaaaccaaaccgattttaattggtttggtttggttcggatggtcTTGgcaaaaaaaccgaaccaaaccgaaccgcagtTTTAATAAACGATCGTATCGGATGGCTTTTCCTTAAATAACCGAACCAAATCGCACTGCGAACACCCTTACCTTTAAATACACTAAAATCTTTAATggaaatacaaactcaaaaaaaaaatatttatttgtgTTATTACTTATTTGTggtattaaaataaatatataaaagatCATTTCTTTAATTCTTTTACAACAGTTAAACTAAAACACAGTCCCCTAAGATAAGGGTCTCATAAAGTTCTATGATAACATATGATTGTGTAACTGTAACTTAAATCTAGACTTTGAATCTGTGACACTAAAAAAAATCTATTGAAAATTgtaaataatagtacttgcaacTTGCAAGTCAATGAAAATACTTAGTGAAGAGAACAATTAGATAGAATTAGCTGGTAGCATCACTTTAGAATTCTCAAATGACAAATATGTTGCTAAAAAGACACTTTTGTTGGATAGAGAGTGCTGCAGGATTGATTGAAAAAGCACTTATTTAGTACTAAAAGTTAAACATTTTATCTAAATTTCTCACCCTTGAAATTGCATACTTGCATGGAATTATATGAAGAGCACTACAGATTTTCAAAAAACTCACTAAAAGTGTTGACTGTGTAGTCAAAAGAGTCATAGGTGCAGTTTGCCTTTAATGAAGAAAGTTAAGAGTAAAGGAAGGCGCTTTATTTTGTAGATAGCTCCCTCCTTCTTTATGAGCTAATGCCTTTTTCATATTCATCATTATATTATGTTATGTAATGCCTTCTGGATTCCACTTCACAACCACCATCAACAGCCATGGAACTAACTCATTAAGATGAACTCTTGTTCCACACAGCACAACAAGCACTCCATGAAGGAAAGCTCTGCAATCTGCATGCAGCATGAATCTGCCACAACACAACACAGGGTCCCTCTATCTTATGTAAGTACATAATTTTGTCTAGAacccttttttcttcttctgtaTGAAAGGACAATGTAACCTGTCTGTTTTCTTGTTCAGAGAGTGAGAGAATTTGTTTATGCCTAATTGGGATTACTTGTTTGAAGAATTCTCTAGATTTGGTTGTGTAAGAAATAGATACAACATTGAGCACACCAAAACCAAAATACCACTCAATTATACTTAAGTTTCAGTACATCAGAAACAAAAAAAAGGGGAAGATAATTTattctataatctatgcacacCAAAAACAAACAAATAAGAATCTAGGTTCCAACTAATTAATGAAAATCCTCTATTACACACTTCTTTCCCCCCCTTTTTTTGCAACTTTTCTCTTTATGTTTTTGTTCATTATATGTAGTAGGAAAGGCGATATGCCAATGTATACATATGCGCAAGATGACTAATGATAACACACCAGGCTCTGTACATAAaaaaaaggcaaaatgctggattGGAGAAAAACAAACCCAGAATAATGTGAAAAGAAGACAAACCAAAGAATCACACTCTAAAAGCACACTGATTTTTGGTGCCATTATCTAGGAGGTAACCCTTGAGTGAAGGGAAGGATATTGTTAGATATGTTGAAGATGGCAAGAACATACCATTACATTCTTGCCAAGGGTATGCCTTTCAAAGTTTTAGGGCAGAATAAAATTGAAATGTTTCTCAAACTAGGCAAAGAAGGATGTCAAGGATTCAGAAAGGGGAAAATAACCTATGGATATTGAGATCTAGGATTGTAAACTGTCTAGTAGGGCTCTTTTGCAGGGTGGCGGTTGTGATGGTTGAGCACTTGGGTTGAGAGATGGAGACTCCACTCCTAGTGTTTTCCTTAAGAAGTTCCTTTCCTGAAAGAAGTTCAAGAACAAATGGTTAGTCTAGCTTCAAACTTTGATAAATTGGAATGCATGACAAGAAAAAGGGTCACGACTAATTGTCTAATTGCTCATAGCAAGTATACAGATGAAACTAATTAGGAGGAGATAACAAAATATGCTTCATGGCTATGTATTTAGTACTGTTATAGTACTCTAGTCCTTCTGTTCTAGAGCTTAGCTTAATTATGATTTAAGCAATGCAGATGCTCATATCATCTATCAACTTCCACTCTCTTACATTAAAACCTGTTTCCGATTGTATAACTATCTCCAACTTACCAACCCTCTTCTGTTCTAAAATAATTACCAGTGAACCTTTTTTTCACTTTCCTTTTATTACCCCTCAATCAATGATATTGGTATTCTGTTAGTAGTTGACCTATGTTTTGGATGCTGTCTTCATCTGCACCGGAACGGACCTAGAAACTAGAAAGTAGCAATTTATTCTTTATTGATAACTTTGGATCTATAATCTGCTTACTGCAGTTAAAACATGATTTGATTCCACTGATCACACACCACACCTAAATTGCACTGCATTATCATGTTACTGCTGGAATGGATAATTTAATAGCTTTCTCGAAGTCCTGCTTCTGATTCATATTGATTATTGATTTTATAGGAACATTGGTTCAGTGGGGTTTCCAAATATATAATGTTATTAACAGTATATTCATACTTGTTAGTTGTTACTATTACTGTGATAGTATTTCTGTTGGTCTTAAAATTGTTTAATCCCAAGGTGTTTGGGTAACTTACACTTTCCGAAAATTCTGGGCTGGGAATCCCTGCAGCCAAAGATCTGAATATCGGAGTTACTTGAACAGGGGAACCAAACTCCACTCTTGATGAGGCAGAAACAGCGCTATCATTGTTTATTTGTTCTTCCGAATTCAGCAGCATATCTACTATGGAAATATGTATATCTTATTAGCATTTTGGTTCATTAAAATGAGAAGGGTATTAATACATGAAGGAGAAAAATGATAGAATTTTCATTCTTAATAATGAATTATGTTACCTTGATCCAGGGTTGCAGTAACTAGAACACCTCTCTCACATCCATCTGCTTCTTTCTTATCTTCAATTTGTGTGGTTTTCATTTCAGTTTCTATATCCCGGTGTGAAGAGTGTTCCATAATGTCACCAGCTGAGAGAGGGAGGATAGTTGATCCTGTACTGTATTCAGAACTGGCTGGAGAGTCTTCATACAGATCCATTTGCCTGaatcatattaaaaaaatattagtctTCTTGTTAAGCATACaggaaattatatttttaaagtcTTTAAAGTACCTCCAACATGGCTGGCCTCCCTCGAACCACTTTCGCTATTTCTGTCCATCTGTTGCCATATAATTTTTGAGCCTGCAAAgaaaattgcaggaaattaaagccACAAAACAGATTTACTGAAATATGGATAGGCTAGAGTAGCAAATCAAGCTTGTTCTGTAGACTTTTTCATTGAAATCCAAGTTCTTAAAGTTGTGTAGATTCCTAATCTTATACAATAAAGTAAGCTTGTTAAACTCGAATGGAATATCTAACTTTTGGAGAGAGGAAGCAAGGATATACCTCACATAAGAGCAAGTCTTCCTCTGGTGACCATCCACCTTTCTTGAAATCAGAATTCAAGTAAGTGTACCATCTGATATTTTATTAGTTACTTAAGAATCAGATtggtaacaacaataataataacaacaacaacaaagcagaAGATCAAGGAAATTCAAAATACACAATAAGCATTTCAAAATCTCCACCTTCTTCTGCACTGTCTTGTCGTTTTGTCCTTGAATTTAGAAGCAATAATTGCCCAACTGCATATAGTTTTTTGGCAATAACAAGAACCCATTTTAATGTTACTTCAAGGAAGGAAAGAAGCAAAAACAATGGTAACCCAGGAGAGGAAGAATTAGTACTTTTCAGTTCCATGGATACCAATCTGCTCTCTCAGTATATCATCTTCCTGAAACTTGCATAACCAAGCATAAGACAATATTCAAATGCAAATGGATTCATAAGTAGACAAAGAACTATtattaaacaataaaaaaaaaatgcaatagaGGGAATAAGTTTTTACCTCTTGAGTCCAAGTTACAATGTGACCCTTCTTCTTAGATTCTCTGTTACACTGTTCTTCCTGTTTCTTCATTTTTTGATTTGTCTCTCAAAGGTGTTTTTCTATTGAGGTGGCTCTCTTACTTGCATGCTAAAACCAAACGCTCCACCTCTGTAAAATAATATAAAAGCTATTATGGTTTGtggatgaaaaaaaatgaaaaaaaggggGCAAAAAAAAGAAGGTGGAAccacttcttctttctctttcattGGCCTTTACCTATAACAAGCATAAATTCCATTTCCAAAAGACATTACCAAAAGGTACTCaactgaaaaatataataataaaaaaaaggagtATTACCCTCTAAAAAAATTGCCTCGGATACTAACTTTTCAGACACCCTCCTTTTGATCTCAGTCTCTATATTCTGCAGTCAAAGAAGAACAGAAGAGAACTGAACACAATCCAATGCTCAAACCAGAGATGCCAGAATAACATGAaatgaagaaaaatagaaaatgggCAGTGAATAATATAAAAGTGGATTGTCAAATGGTAAATGGGATTGGATCAAAATCTTGAATTTCTCCAAACCCAAATAAGTACCAACTACCAACCAATTTATTTGATGTTGTGCTAATGTGTAACTAATAATCCAGAAAAAAGTGCTGGATCTAAACAAATTTCAGAAACTTTGGGGGATACACAAATGAGGTGAAAGTAAGAGTAGGTTCAAACTCAAAAAATTGTTAGGTagacacaaaataaaattgtacCTCAACTATATGAAATTTTGTGCCGTTTGTTGTGATACCATCTGAgttaaactaaaagaaaaaaaaaatctggtAAGAACCAATCAAAGTGAGCAGCAACGCTGTGGAGTGTTGGAAGTTGGAAGTGAACCAAAGACTTTAAGACCAAAGTAGTAAGATTGATCTGTCTCATATCATATTTCAACAATGTTTTCGTTCTCTCTCCAACTTTTCAAAACGGTTGAGTTGGGTggttctcttttcttgcaagaaAGAATCAGAGGGAGAGAAAACATAAAGTCATAAACTAATAGGAGCAAGCGAGCaggattaattaattaatatagttTAACTTAGGTTAGTGTGCGGGTATAAGGGGAAGTTTGAATGTAACGCTGAATTCCATGAGATGAGAGGGTCCTGCAATGTGACTTGTGCAGTGTCAAGTGTCTAGTGTGCACAGTGCagtttatataataataatgCCCCACTTTCACAGCTTGCACCTATGTAACACTACCATGTGTGATCAAATCATATGTATCTATAATCTAAGTTATCTTAGTTAATTATGCATATGCATTGGAGTATATCATAAGGTTATTATAAAAATGATATCTAAGTGAGGGTTGATActaatgtaattttttataataaaaatgtttAAGGGTATATATAATAGAGGAGTGAACATCATGTACAACAGCTGCATGCATACATAATTACTTGGctatatgaattttgaaattttgtgaATTTTAAGGTGACATGAGACTGTGCGTGACACTTAACAATATCTAGGCTACACCGCCCACTCTTTTGCATTGAAATTTTAATGGTTCATGACTTCATGTGTCTTATTCATCTTTTCATTATGTTCATGCCAAATGTACAACCACAACTTCATGCATGATTTTCATTTCTTCTATAGAATTTAATTACATTAGTCATAGAAAATATGGAGAATgcttgttttttattgttttataattgattttgttaaaataaattttagtcaAGATTGATTATGAAACTAAAACATAAAGTGATTTATATTTGGTAATTTTGCTAAAATTGATATTATTTGGATCTTGTAATCGTAGTTATAGatcatattttttcatttttgNNNNNNNNNNNNNNNNNNNNNNNNNNNNNNNNNNNNNNNNNNNNNTTgtaaaacatatttttaaatttttggacTTTAGTAGGTAttaggatttttttaaaataaataaattaaattattttaaaattatttatattttaacaaaaTAGGTATACATATATTTTGTATATGTTCAGTTGCTTGGATCCTGAACGGATCGGATGCAGTAGAGATTAAGAGATGGTGGGGTGACTGGCTCTGGCTCACCTTCGCGCGTTGGGCCTCCTGGGTtgttgagaagaagaagaggtcgGGGTGTGAGGTCCTGCCAAATAGCAATTTGGTGTAGAGGAGGGACCACCTGCAAAAGAACTCTAATGCTCAAATCAGTATCCGTATAAAAGCGACAGTTAGGATAAAGGGTAGGGGGGAGGGGTAGGGCCCTCCCCTTATATAATCTGTACTAAGGCGGATCCCACAGGGATAGACTCACCTTTTAAGAAGTTTCCTTCCCAGTTGTCACGTGCCTCGTACGGGGAGGTGATATTCGGGTCACCACCCAACTCGGGGTCGTGCAAGGCCATCGGGTCGTGCAAGGACATCGGGTCGGCCGACCCTTCAGGTCCAGGTGATAGACTAGATGGGTTGGGTCAGACCAGTATACAATATAAATGAAATAAGTAAAAATAATattacttatctcgtttacaatatAAGTGAAATATATGAATATTTATTTCATttataatgataaaaaaataggGTCATTtgaacaattaaaaaaattatttacagtataattttaattgatttaaaaagtaaattcaataaatttattatttgtattatattaatttgatttttatttcaatctaataatttattttttctaatagTTGTGATTTTCATTTATCAATTTAAGTTTATTTATTAATCCAATCAGATTCAATTTAATTACCAAAATAATAAACCTGATTTGCATCGGCCctaaaatatttacaaattaattttgtatttgaaATCACGTTTTGTATGTTATTTAATTTTggataaactattatttttatcCACTAATATTCGAAACAATAacaaacttaattaaaaaaataaaaataattttatactcataaaagatgaatttcgattaacaaaaatatataaatcctaaaaaattatctaaaatttttaaattattccttttaacttaatttattttatgtttttgtttCAATTGTTAGTTAGAATACTCAACCACAAATGGAAAGTAAAGTTGAAAGTTCAACGAAACAAACTAGTTGAGCCGACCAAACCACAAGAAACCTAATAAGAGGCACTCCAAACTTACAGACCAACACCCATAAACACCAAAACAAACAACCCCCTCCTAACCAAACACAACAAAATCCAAGATTCCAAAACACAATGTTATGTtgctatttgttttttttttttttttttttttttctctttgccttcttcGGGTCTTTTTTTAGATTACACTATCATCTattttgatattttcttttttagtCCTTCTTTATATAAAAATCTACCACACTTTTTTTATCATTATATTATAAATCGAGTTCAGCGCTaaatttttaggtttttcttaCTTTCTCCTCTGATTTATTTATGTCACTTTTATCATTTGTTTTGGAGTCATCtatatcatctttttttttttcaattctctGAGACGAGAATTCTATGAGAAATAATTTGAGTGATAGTAGTGAGAAGTATTAAAAACTAAGGATAGAATAGATTAAGttaggaaaaataaattaaaaattttgaataattatttagaaataaaatatttttgtcaactgatatcctttttttttaagtacaaagttatttttattttttcgtaAATAAATGTACCTACATTctgaatatatttttttcaataaaaataataattttacttttaattttaatagtAGTCAATTAAATTTTAATCAACCGTCATTTTTCTAAAAAGTAATATTGGCGGTGGATTGCAAAAGAGTAACGGACTGAATAAATGCACTTTAAAAGCAGCCAAAGCCATTAAGCAATGGTGATAATAATGTTTTACCATAACTTTGTGGTACTAAACTGCTTGACATTATGAGATATGTTTCCTAACCAAAACGGTTTTACCTACCAGATGGACCATTCCATTCCATGCATCCAACGTGCACGAGTCGAAACACCCTTATCCAGCATCTAATTTGAATCTGAAATATAATGGTGGACCCCCAAACATGGCATAACATAAGATGATAAATAAAACTATACAAAATGACCACCGAATATATAaatggtttcttcttcttgtcCTTGACACCTAAATCTCCCGCCTAAAATACATTTGTTGATTTAACTATTCAATTATCTAAATAGGCTTCaatctttatatatatttattatttatttataaaaaaaattaataaattcggatcttaaaaaacaaataattaaatgAGTAAACTAAATATGTTTTTTGTTTCCATTTAGTTCTAGCTATAATAATAATACTTAATTAGTATATTATTCTAGGTGAAAAATAATGATACCCACTTCAAAAGTTTAAGGTACATACACGtccatttaattaattaattaattataatacatAAGAATGTGAATGACATAAAGAAACAAGTGCTTTTAGTTAGGAGATGAGAGGACGAATCCGGATGAACAAATATATAATCcaagaaattaataaaataaactaattagTT contains the following coding sequences:
- the LOC107631893 gene encoding LOW QUALITY PROTEIN: transcription factor MYB88-like (The sequence of the model RefSeq protein was modified relative to this genomic sequence to represent the inferred CDS: deleted 1 base in 1 codon); translated protein: MKKQEEQCNRESKKKGHIVTWTQEEDDILREQIGIHGTENWAIIASKFKDKTTRQCRRRWYTYLNSDFKKGGWSPEEDLLLCEAQKLYGNRWTEIAKVVRGRQPCWRQMDLYEDSPASSEYSTGSTILPLSAGDIMEHSSHRDIETEMKTTQIEDKKEADGCERGVLVTATLDQDMLLNSEEQINNDSAVSASSRVEFGSPVQVTPIFRSLAAGIPSPEFSESERNFLRKTLGVESPSLNPSAQPSQPPPCKRALLDSLQS